One genomic segment of Fusobacterium nucleatum includes these proteins:
- the rplL gene encoding 50S ribosomal protein L7/L12, translated as MAFNKEQFIADLEAMTVLELKELVSALEEHFGVTAAAPVAVAAAGGATEAAEEKTEFDVVLKNAGGNKIAVIKEVRAITGLGLKEAKDLVDNGGVIKEAAPKDEANAIKEKLTAAGAEVEVK; from the coding sequence ATTTAGAAGCTATGACAGTATTAGAATTAAAAGAATTAGTATCTGCACTAGAAGAACACTTTGGAGTAACTGCTGCTGCACCAGTAGCTGTGGCTGCTGCAGGAGGAGCTACAGAAGCTGCTGAAGAAAAAACTGAATTTGATGTAGTATTAAAGAATGCAGGTGGAAATAAAATAGCTGTAATTAAAGAAGTTAGAGCTATCACTGGATTAGGATTAAAAGAAGCTAAAGACTTAGTTGATAATGGTGGAGTAATCAAAGAAGCTGCACCAAAAGATGAAGCTAATGCAATAAAAGAAAAATTAACTGCTGCTGGAGCAGAAGTAGAAGTAAAATAG